Sequence from the Scomber scombrus chromosome 1, fScoSco1.1, whole genome shotgun sequence genome:
AAGGACAAGAGAAATTAGAAAAAAGATGTACAAAAGACCATTTCATAGCTTTAgcatattttacacttttttccatttttaacatGCTGAAGTatcaaaaagacattttgtcTTAGCTCAGACCACTGTTGAGCTGTTACTGAAGATATAAAACCATGATGACCTGAGGTTAACTTAAAGTAGTGCATTTACCCCATTTTACTTTTCAAGCTATTTACTCTCTCAAGTGTAAGAAATATGGTGCCATTTAACAACTGATGACCTGCATTTCTCATGACACACTCTCCATCTCATCACATCTCTTTTGTGTGATGTTCAGACCTGTCTGTCATCAGGTTGGCCCAGTCCCAGTCCACTTTGTCTCTCCAGGCTTATTGGTTAGTCAGACTAATTAATGAGAATGTAATTAGCGTCAAGTGTTAACCTGCCTCTCATATCTTCCTGCCCTTCATTCCGAGAGTGAACTGGATATGGCTGAACTGCATGCAAATGACCCTGAAAGACATTACGTAGGTTTTGAATATGAAGTTTGTCACTGAGGAATTCAGCCTGTAGTTATTATACTCAACGGTAACTGCAGGATTTTGTGAGATATTTGACCTACGACTGGAATAATCTGTACCATCTGTGCCATCCGTGATTGAGCTTTAGTGGAATAATGAAGGCAGGTTTCGCCTAAGCCGCAGTTGTTCCTGTGTGCAATcatgttgtttttccatctctggTGTCAGGCGGATAACAGGAAGCGGTACAAGGAAGAGGATAACGACCATCTGGATGATCAGACAGCGGCCGACGTGGCCTGGAACAAACACAAGCTGCTAAACGAGTCCATCATTGTAGCGCTGTTCCAGGGGCAGTTCAAGTCCACCGTGCAGTGTCTGACCTGCCACCGCAAGTCCCGAACCTTTGAGACCTTCATGTACCTGTCGCTGCCTCTGGCCTCCACCAGCAAGTGCTCCCTGCAGGTCAGACAGACATTTTGTGTATCAGAGCGTGTGTCTGGAGTTTATATTAAACAGACAGATTGAAGTGTGGCTAAGTTCTTTACTGAGACACATAAAATTAGCTTGgaaacaaaataatgtaatgtatctATCGTgtcaaattatttattaagatTTTGTTATTCATATTCAGTGCAGTAGCAAACAGTGCTACGATGATCTAACTACATCTTGCAGTAAATAAATCTAATCAACTCTTGACTTGCTATTTAATATTGAACAGGTTTGTTCCTAGTACTTgactgaaatgactgttttgttgtgtatcaCAGGATTGTCTGAGACTGTTCTCCAAGGAGGAGAAGCTGACCGATAACAACAAGGTGTTCTGCAGACACTGCAAAGCTCACAGAGATTCCACCAAGAAACTGGAGATCTGGAAGGTCCCTCCCATTGTCCTCGTGCACCTGAAACGGTCTGTAGTGATGCTTATACCTGTGTGCCTTATACCTGtgattaataattattaatagaTAGATTAAGAACAATGCTGCGTATTTCAATCTTATTCAGTAGAGATATTTAGCTCGCTTTTTATAGTTCCTGTTTCTACTGCTTGTAAAAGATTAAgacatttttagtttaaaaaatgtaggaAAAATCCTGATCtgtaaaaatctgtttaaaaaattCTCTTGGTGTTAATATCTTGACAACGTTTTTCTCAAATTGTTTCCTGCAGCTTCTCCTATGAGGGCCGATGGAAGCAGAAGCTGCAGACGTATGTCGACTTTCCTCTAGACAGTCTGGATCTGGCCCAGTACGTCATTGGACCCAAGCAGACCATAAAGAGATACAACCTCTATGGAGTGTCTGTAAGTAGAATTCTGTCGCAAACAAACAATAGAATTATTCATCTGCCAGCACCTGAGGGGCATAATATTAAGcgttttatatttctttaaattatttatatgtatttgtacAAATGGTACAGAAATTGGTACTGTGTAGTAATATCTTGTACATATTATTTAATACTATCAGTCATTTGGTTTGGAGAGTccataaaaagatgaaaaagggATGTATACTTTTTGTCTTGCTACTCAAATAAGTCAATAACAAATTATTTCTGATATTGAAGCTGCTTTAAATGCAGTGTACATGATTCCTTCTCTTGGATAACATTTTCAGCCACTTGACAGCAAGTTGAAAAGGGAAAAGCAACAACAGAGAAAACCTCTGTCCctgtaaaatacagttttacatACCAGCTTATGAGAATAACTTTCTTTGAATGCATATTCAGAAGAGCACCCCTTTTCAATAAGTAATTTAGTAAGTAACACTTTAAATGTAATGATTATCTAGCCGTTGAGATGGCTTTAACTGTCTTCTTCTCCACTGCCAGAACCACTACGGGGGCTTAGATGGTGGCCATTACACAGCCTACTGTAAGAACAGCATCAAACAGCGCTGGTACAAGTTTGATGACCACGAGGTTACCGAAATTACCACCTCCACCGTCAAGTCCTCAGCAGCCTACATCTTGTTTTACTCCTCCCTGTGACGGAGCTGCAGGACTTGAAGAGAAAACACTACACCAGAGCAGTGATGCTCAAGCctagaggttgtttttttctttttaagatcaCAGCTCTGAGGACCTGGTGCACATAGTTGCGGGTTGACTAGAGGGTGTTTGTGCACGCGAAGACGTACTCAGACGGGTGGCTGCGAGATCCCGTCTGTCCCAGATGGGAGAGCGGTGCAGGTGCACACTGTGCAATGCTTCAGCTACTAGAGGACCTTATAGCTGTTAAAACATGCCGTCAGTTCATATTACTGATCATCTAGAGACTAAACAGATGCTCCTTTCACTCTGATGCTACCTTGATGGCTATGTTGTAGGGCTGACAGCTGGTTCAGATGTTCTTCACTCTCATTTCTGATGGCTGTATAGCAGAAGTGATTCTCAGCTTTCTTGTACTGTGTATACAACAGTTAGATGGCATGTACATACCTACCAATGCTGATGTTGcacattcaaaatgtaaataatcgAGGGAAAGGTGTTTATCTGTTAAGTGACcaaatttttttcttttttttcttgaaagtAGCAGCCATTATAGTATCACCACATTCATGAAGACGAACCATGTTGTTTTAAGGGTTAAATTCTTTAGCCATCTAATGTTTAACATGATCTTTAATAAGAAAGAAGAGGCTGTAAGCGTTGAGATTTCTGTATTTCCTAAAGGGAGGTGGGTTTTGAGGTTGTTGCTTGTTCATATTAGCCACATTCTTGCACTTACACAATATGCAATCAGTTTaagttcttttttaaaaatgtagagCGCATCATTTAACTGCATACATTAATACTCGACTCtgaatgcttttaaaatgatactGACATTGAGATCTTTTTCGTCTTTCTCAGTCCAGCCATTGCTGCTTCTATAAAGTTGGTTGTGGAATTTGTTCTTTGTTAAACACACTTAATTATTGACATCGTTATATCTCcagtacaaacacagaaaatatttaGAGGACAAATAACCAACATCTTTTCTTGGCTTTTAACAACAAGGCTGGTATTTGAAAGAGCAGGTCTCCAGGAGGCCCAAATTAAGATTCAtcagattaatttaatttatgttCAGTACTGACCCGGGAGAATATGAAGTCGTGAGAAACTGACCTTATTCTTTCAAAAGTGTGTTAGCATCAACACTTACTGCCTGCCTGACTGACCGACTGACGAGAGCAAGCATAATGTAAACTCACATTTTTCCTGAATGGACCAGAATTCTGAGGGCGGCTCTCTACTTCCTGAGTACAGTTTTCTTGCCTAGCATGAGATTagaaacttttattttcttgtacatgttgattttatttcttattgCTCTAAACAATTGTTTCAGatataacaaatatattaaCCTTAACGACTCATACGACTATTTATTAAAACTGCTTCAAactagtgtttgtgtgtttcatggTAATTTTTGGGCAAACATTCAGCGTTGCAAACATTTGGTTGTAATAATAACAGACTAGGCATTTCTAGATCGTCTCATTTATTTCAAGAACATAATAATAAAGccaataagaaaacaaacaccagATTTGTTGCAGCTGATGCAGGTGCTGCCTTGAGGATCAGATTCACATTCAGGGAAAATGCAGAGAAAGCCGGTCTGGAGAAATCAGAGTCCATGGATCTTTGGCTTGTGGAGCGGCTTGCGGCTGTAGAGCAGCATGTAGGCGTTTGGAGACTGTACAACACTGTCCTGTATCTCTCTGACCACTGAGTCGTCAAAACTGTGCCAGGTGCGGGTCAGGGCATTGCGGCACAGTGCTGTGTAATGACCCATGTTCAGATGACCTGTGTGGTTCTACAGAGGTAACAGTTACTCAGCAAATATAGAAGataaaaatagttaaaaaaaaattaaaaaagagaaaaaaaagggttcatttaatgcaaatactgtttaaattctaacacattttattcaaacataaaatacagtctgggacatgttttgtttaaaagcacatttgaaaccacatttaaagagtttttgcagttttcatTAACTGCAAGATGCAGATTTTAaagattatatttattacaaagCACTTGATTtgccaaaatacaaaaataaaagaactgAAACTGTCACGTCATGTTAAAACTCAAAACTCTGGACCAATGATTGGCACTAATAACCAAGAGATGATGGACTTTATGTAAAATTTATATTACTGTTTACATCTAATTAACAATTATACCTATACATGTTACAACTGATGCAACTACccagtgtaaaaataaaatagaagatGTTGATGTTTGGAGAGGGAGGATGTGTCCATATAAGGATTTTTAATTAACTGAACATTTCTTGTggaaaaacatgtcagacacGATTTATTATTCCTAGTAGATGCTCTAAAACATGTCCGCAGGGGATCTTTAACCACACCAAGGAGAGCGTCTAATATATTTGTCTGTGCCTGTTTACTCACCACAACCGCATACAGACTGTATGAGGAACATGAGGAGTTCTGTGCTGAGCTGGATAGAAACGGGGTGAGATCAAGCTTCGTTGAGAATACAACGTTTGTCCTCAGTTTCACCTGATTCTTCCCCTTACAACCAAACCTGCAGAGCATATGGAGATTACATTGATTTAAGAAGATGGTTTTGGTTTACAACCTCATGCATCTAACTAATATCATCAACATTTGCACTCCAGACTCTCCAGCTTATCTGCAGTATTTAGACTTAGTTTCTTCTCATAATGGAATAAACATGTCAGTGCATAAAGAATGAACGACTTCTTGAATTAATGTGTGAATATACACACAATTTAGAGTGAACGCCTGAAACTCAACATTAGCAATTTCCTATAGCACtataaattgtgattttttttttaatttaatgggCCATCAGTTCATGAAGGTTGTTAACGTTAACTTCTccttaattatatttaatgtttactaTTTATTGtcttaaaaaagacaataaaaacttGATTAGCTCTTCCataattgtatttaatgtttactATTTATCATCTTTTTGTGAGCTTTCATGTCTGGCCGTTCTTCTCTCTCGTTAACAAGATGGTTTCTGTCCACAGAACCGCTGCATGAATGGAAGTAATTATTCTCAAAAATATCCATGCTTTCTTAATGTTGTCATGAGTGTACGTCAGACTCATAAAGTCTGTCTGCTATTTATGATTCTCGTGAAGTCTCTCTTGGTTTAATTAATGCGACTTATCTGAGTCGACAGCCATAAATTGCATTGTGATCAAAGTGTAAGGTAACATCGTGAGCTCATAATATCTGGTTAACAGTGAGTTCTTTAGTCAAACACTGTATTTACTCTTTTTCGCTGCAGTTACATTTCTACCCACCGTTTCAGGTGCAGCATGAGGATTTCAGGGGGTTTGTCCAAACAAGTAAGGACCGCTGTTTCTCTCCTCAGctcacacactgaacacagcaTCTGCTCTCCTCCAGTCAGCACAGTCTGCTCAAAGAACAGAGACAGGCAGTCCTGCACaagacagagacacaatgaGGCGGATAAAACTCAAAACAATAAAGTCAAGACCCCAATGTCCAGAATGtgatatgtaaataaatatatgtgtaatgttaaatataCCTGAATGGAGCACTTGATGGTGTCTGTAGGAATTGGTAAGGACAGCACAGTGAagctctgtgtgctgtgtgcctGGTGATCACAGTGCATGCAGAGGGTCATGTAACTCAGCTGACCCTCAAACAGATTTGAGACGATGGTGGACTCTGCAGCTGCCGTGGCACAGTTTCTGTTCTGGTCTTGTCTCGGCTGTCGTATTGAGGAGCGTATCTGGTTAACCttgtaaacataaacaaacagatttcACTGTGAAGTGATTTAGGCGTCATGATTTGCCAGAGAGAGGCACAGGTTTAATGGTAATTGTCACCGCACCTTTTTAAGGTCATCATGGAGTGCgttgaggaggaagagcagcagtTCTTGGGCGTCCTGCTGGGAGTGGTTGTTGAACTGGGGGAGGATGGAGCACAGAACAGACCTGGCCTCCACAGGCGCACAGCTAGAGCTCTTTCCCAGCCACATCTCCTCCAGCAGCCGCACAAACACCACAGCCACCCTGCACTTACACCTGCGTGAACAGAGGTTAGACTGCTGGGAAAAACAACTTACGAGTAAGAGAAACACAAAATCGATGCTCTCACCTTGCCAGCTCTTTGTGAGTGTCCTGATTGAGGAGATGCTCCACTAGGGGCACAGTTGAACACAGACACTGAAACACAGCATTTAAGTAGCAGGAGTTTCCAGAGTTGTCCAAACCACACACGCCTGGAGGGTGTTTCTCGCAGCCCTGTTTCTTGTTTTCCATCAGCGGACCACTGCTATCTTTCCTGCAGTAAACGACACCacataaaaaaatctatttgatGTTGCACAatgtattataatttaatacaaaaacagtgatatcaaaaagctaaaaatgtgTGTCAATTAATGGATAAGCAAGTTCAAAATTCAAGCAAAGAGTTAAACATTTGCTGCTTCCAGCttgaggatttgctgtttttctgcttcATATCATTGATAATTAAAGATCTGCAGCTTTTAGACTTGGGCTGAAATATGGCAATGGGagatttcctttttctttgatTAAATGCTCAATTCGtcattttacattaaacatcattaaacatttcATACCCGGAGTCCTAATATTGCTGATAAAAAATATCATCTTACTGTCCTTTTGTACTATGCACACAATGAACTAAGTCTGAGACCCTTATTTTACTTGCTCCTATTCCTGGATGCCTATGGGATTATGATTATATCATTTGTTCCCACATACACAATTAGACCAACTGTTGCTTTTTGACATAACTTAAGGCTTTATCAAATACATAAACAAGTCTTTCCTGAGgcatttattagtttctgactctgggaaagtgagaaaaacagtaaaattctCCACACCAACTGTATCTCTGAACTATCTCTTTAACCAAATGACACACATTTAGACTATTCTACATGATCTCCTTTTGATATCTAATATAATGGCAAATGCAGAACTTTTTACTTCCTTTCAACAAGCCTCCCCTGAAACTGTTTGGAGTCCCCCCGCTGAAGTCCATctcccactttgaaaacctcttACTAAAGAAATGTATCTTAATTAATAAATCATGCTATTTAATATCTAGCCCACAACTTTCTCTTAATGGCATCACCAAAAATATGTGCAACCATTGGGGCATATACAGTAATTCTACATTTAATTGTTGTACTTGATTAATGCACAGGCTTATTGACACTTTTAAGAATTGAAAGTTAAGTATAACTTTTGGCTtgaattgttttctgtttttcatgctTTCATATTGTGAATGGTATTATTAGGTTGAACTGAAACAAACAGTCAGACTAACCTTTGCTTAGGCAGGTGTGTTATACTCGTCTCTTGGTATGAGTTGCTGTTTAGCCGGGGCAGAACAGGCACAGTGACGCTGTTGTCCACAGCCAGCTGAGAGGCCAGAGTTTTGGTAAACTCTTTCAGGTGCACCTGTCTGCCTGAGCCCTGCAGAGTGTGCAGCACAAATGTGTTGATGCAAATGATGTGTAGCGTCACCCAGAGGCCAGGAAGAAACTCGTCTACTACTGATCCCTTCAGGTCTGATAGAAGGAACATAGCAGGTCCAGTCCAGCCCTGCAGATGAGCTACAAGTTGGGACACTGAGTCTTCAAATGTCCGTTGGTGCTTTGACATGACCGGTAGAGATGAAGAAGATGCTGACTTTGTGATTGTCCTTTTAGCAAATGGAACAAATTGTATATTGACCCCTAAGTTACAGAAGATATCCGTTAGTTTTCCCTCCATCCAAGCAGAGCTGTCCAGCTGAATCAGGTGCCTGTGGCTGCAGAAAGGTCTCAGCAGGTGGACCACTACCTGCTCCACTACAGGCTTCCTACTGCGCCTCAGGAGCTGCTCGGGACAGTAGAGGTACATGTTACAAATGAAGCCTGAGCTCATGTCACAGAGGACAGCAAGATAGAGAGAGCAAGGGGCCTGTTGGTAGGAAAGACAGTATTTCTTCACAGACAGGTTCTGACTAGGTGTGTATAAGGCCTGGTAGCGTCTGGTCAAGTGGCTACAGAAAGCCGAGATGGCCTCCAACTTCTCTGCATCCTGCAGCCTGGTCACAGACAGGATGCTGGTCTGGAAGCTGTTTCTCTTCAGGACACCCTGCCATCTGTCCAGTTTTAGGGTCAACTCAGAGCCAAAGCTGTGGTTCTCTCCCACAGACAGACCGTTCTGTAGAACGATAGAGAACCACGTCAACGCCTCAGCATACTCTTCCTCAGAGAGATCTGTGCTCTGCTCCCTGCTCTGATGCTTAGCTCCTGCTTTCACACCAGCAGTTCTCCTGATCAGCTCCTGGATGGCTCCTCTGTCCAGCActtccagcagcagctctctggcTGTGTAGTAAACCTGGTAGGTGGGACCGGTCTGAATCCGTGTGAAGGCCTTCACTTTTTTGGACCTGAAGATGTTGGGCAGACACAGACTGTCCCTCTGGAAGTCTCCATGGAGCTCATCCACTAGGTGGCACTCCTCTGACATCCAGGTGCACTCCTTCACTGACAAAGCCTTGGCCTTCATTTCTGCTTGGTCTAGGAAAAAGTAATCTCAAGATAGTGAAGGCTTCTCCCACAGCAAAGACCTCTGATCTGAAACCAGCATGACATGGCAACAGATAAGTCACAAAAAAACTGTGCATGGAGGTGGATCTCTTATCTTACAGGGCGTCTGACAAAAAGTGCGCACTGaacacatatgtatgtgtgtgtgttgatctgCTCTCAGGGGGAAAAACATTCTCTGGCACTCATGAGGATCTGCTGTTGAGGTAGATCACCAGGGATCCTCTGCAGCTAGACAACTGTGTCTTGGCAACCTCTAAACACAAGACTTTGACCTCAATGCAGCTctcatgtcatgtttttgtccttttgtgtgtttcctgaGGGTTAGGCTTGACATTGGCAAGCTGTTCAAAGCTAAGGGAAACCATGCACTTTCAAAAGTCCCAGTATTTGTGAACTTGAGCACTTCTCccacagataaaaaaacaaacagtcttTTCTACACACCTCTGGATGGCCCCAGTCCTTATGAACCTATTAAACTTATTTTGGATGCATTTGTTCAAGCATATGTCACAAAGACTGCGGCAGCAGTGCCATTGACAAAATATAGTTACGTAAAATAGCATTTCTCTCATTAATATTTTCCCTCATTTTCCTCAAAATCTGGAAAAGCTGATTTTCTTGTGCTGCAGTCAATCTTACTGCTAATGCCTCTGTTTTTCTGATGTACATCAGCCATGTGTAGGTTCATCACCTCGCCTAACTCTGTTCAGGAGTCTTGACCAGCCAGTTGGAGCCACTAGTGCAACAACAAAGATGTGATCCCCCACTGGCTTCCCACAAAGAAACACTGCCAATTTTTTTGTTGGAATCACAAACATGCTGAAGGGTTGGTCTGTAagtgttttttcccttttaggCCTAAATGCATTCTTATGTTGCTTACAGACTGTACTGCTTTGCCCTTGTCTTTGGTGGGATGgtatgtttcattatttaagtGGCTCTCTATTcttgagtttattttttaatgtaaacaaaATGGTACCTCTGTCACTAACATTCAAATACAGAGTTGGAACTTAACTCTCCCAAATCTTTCTAATCCTTATAATTGTTGTATTTGCCATCAAATCTATAGAGCAAGCCAGTAAATCATATACTATGAGGACATATAAATTCAAGTTTTggaccccctcctttcctctccaaACCAATAATCCTAGATGATGATACTCTGAACCGTGTGAATTCTACATAGAAAGTCCTCCAACACGCACTTATGCACGCAGCTGGTTAGACAACAGCTACATCTGCAACTCTAAACTGCTTCTTGACACCTGGTAGCACAGGTTGGACGAGAACTGCTCATCCAGGGCTGCATATCCGAAGCTGTGGGTGCAAACAGCTTAACAACTGGTTTCAGGTCCATTTGCATCAGTGACactgtatgttgtatgttgttcTATCAACCCAAGATCAGTTCAGTAAAAAAAGATCCTGGTAAATTATTCAACCTACATTGCTGCAGTCAtggcaaaaaatatttttttcctgccGATTTGATCCAACATGCTCCACGTGGGAACAGAAACAGCAAATTGTATTCCAGGCTGTTGGTTGtgacatgcaaatatatttgGCAATTAAGACACCAAACAAAATACATGTCTCTGCACTGTTTTGCCAAATCATTATCAAAAGTCCCCAAAGTACATGAGAACATTTCACAATAATCCCTCTACTGCCATCATTAGGCAAAAGTTCACCTTGCATGTCACATGTCTAACAGTGCGCACAAtgctagaaaaaaaagaaaatctttacAAATTGTAAGTAAAAGGTTTCATGTAAGGTTTCAAGCCTCTGTGCAGGATGAATTGATGGCAACACTGCAATGTTTTGCTGTACAGAAATAGAACTAAATGAGATGATCAAACAATAACAGTTATTTGCTAAGTGTTTTTCCACAGTGAATCTATTGTATATGCAGCAGCACCGGGGCGTCGTGACAATAACTTGCCTTCTGTCATTGGGGGTGGAAGAATCACACAATCAGCTCGAGGGCTCTGGAAGCTCTCTTGCATAAATCAAATCTACTTTCAAGCTCAAAATATGTTAATCCGTTAATATCAAAGAGCATCTTCTCTCCCTCAGTACGCCCTTTGAGCTTTCTGCAATTTCTAATATAAGACCTATTCATTTACCCACAGAGAGCATCATCCAGTATCCACTGTAAAAGGAGGCCAGTGCATCATGTCACCCacacaacaaataataaaatagaaaggTGATCATCTTTTAATTCATGTAGGAGTCTCAAGAAATAAACATGTAGGCAATATTTTGCAGTGTAACACCACTCAAATGATGTTAGGAGAATGCTTTTCAACACCATCCTGCTGATTTTCTTTGAGAAACTGCAGCTGAAAGTGCAATCACTATACATTTAAATGCTTCTGTTCTCTGGCAAACAGCTGAACAAAGACAAAAAGCGTAAATGGATGAAACTGTcagagcttcttcttttttcgaCTGACTTCTTAGATGGATGCATCAAAACTAGAAAACGATTGTTATGTCCCGTATTCTGCAGGCTTCACAGCTGTCAGACAGCTGTTTGCAAGTTGCGGTCTTGTACtgtgtgagacaaaaacatacagatgCAAGGctgataaacacacattactCTGTCCATAAATGCAGATCTGTTAATGATTTTATCTTGATTTCATATCAGTTTAAACTCAAAATATTGT
This genomic interval carries:
- the LOC133985006 gene encoding ubiquitin carboxyl-terminal hydrolase 2-like — its product is MKAKALSVKECTWMSEECHLVDELHGDFQRDSLCLPNIFRSKKVKAFTRIQTGPTYQVYYTARELLLEVLDRGAIQELIRRTAGVKAGAKHQSREQSTDLSEEEYAEALTWFSIVLQNGLSVGENHSFGSELTLKLDRWQGVLKRNSFQTSILSVTRLQDAEKLEAISAFCSHLTRRYQALYTPSQNLSVKKYCLSYQQAPCSLYLAVLCDMSSGFICNMYLYCPEQLLRRSRKPVVEQVVVHLLRPFCSHRHLIQLDSSAWMEGKLTDIFCNLGVNIQFVPFAKRTITKSASSSSLPVMSKHQRTFEDSVSQLVAHLQGWTGPAMFLLSDLKGSVVDEFLPGLWVTLHIICINTFVLHTLQGSGRQVHLKEFTKTLASQLAVDNSVTVPVLPRLNSNSYQETSITHLPKQSSGPLMENKKQGCEKHPPGVCGLDNSGNSCYLNAVFQCLCSTVPLVEHLLNQDTHKELARCKCRVAVVFVRLLEEMWLGKSSSCAPVEARSVLCSILPQFNNHSQQDAQELLLFLLNALHDDLKKVNQIRSSIRQPRQDQNRNCATAAAESTIVSNLFEGQLSYMTLCMHCDHQAHSTQSFTVLSLPIPTDTIKCSIQDCLSLFFEQTVLTGGEQMLCSVCELRRETAVLTCLDKPPEILMLHLKRFGCKGKNQVKLRTNVVFSTKLDLTPFLSSSAQNSSCSSYSLYAVVNHTGHLNMGHYTALCRNALTRTWHSFDDSVVREIQDSVVQSPNAYMLLYSRKPLHKPKIHGL